Proteins encoded within one genomic window of Longimicrobium sp.:
- the trpE gene encoding anthranilate synthase component I: MTPAPPSPGLAEFLDLAEGATVVPVWREFLFDTDTAVSAFHKLARPPFGFLLESVVGGERWARYTLLGSEPRSAWRLRGRRVDTWTPAGGWVDQGESDDPLGDFDRMLTSFRPAEVPGLPRFWGGAVGYFGYDTVRLIERLPDAPAEGLDLPDAVFMLTGTTVVIDNLFNRARAVVAVQVEGLSRVEREERYHAAGLEIDALIARLHESPGPAPLALADAGGEVDPDFESTSSRQRYEDGVRRVQEYIRAGDAFQVVLSQRLTVPLAAEPFDLYRALRTLNPSPYLFYLDLDGTRLIGSSPEVMVRLEDGKVTVRPIAGTRRRGADAAEDERLAASLLADPKEVAEHLMLLDLGRNDVGRVARWGTVTVPQRMSIEKYSHVLHMVSTVEGELREGMSAMDVFRASFPAGTVSGAPKVRAMEIIDELEPARRGPYAGAVGYFGYGGRTMDTAIAIRTVVAQGGRAHVQAGAGIVADSRPADEYDETLNKARALLRAVKMVGG; the protein is encoded by the coding sequence GTGACCCCAGCGCCCCCTTCGCCCGGCCTCGCCGAGTTCCTGGACCTTGCCGAAGGCGCCACCGTGGTGCCGGTGTGGCGCGAGTTCCTGTTCGACACCGACACGGCGGTTTCCGCCTTCCACAAGCTGGCACGGCCGCCCTTCGGGTTCCTGCTGGAATCCGTGGTCGGCGGCGAGCGGTGGGCGCGCTACACCCTGCTAGGGAGCGAGCCGCGCTCCGCCTGGCGCCTGCGCGGGCGGCGGGTGGACACGTGGACACCCGCGGGCGGATGGGTGGACCAGGGGGAAAGCGACGATCCGCTCGGCGACTTCGACCGCATGCTGACGTCGTTCCGCCCGGCGGAGGTGCCCGGCCTTCCCCGCTTCTGGGGCGGGGCGGTGGGGTACTTCGGCTACGACACGGTGCGGCTGATCGAGCGCCTTCCCGACGCGCCGGCCGAGGGGCTGGACCTGCCGGACGCGGTGTTCATGCTCACGGGGACCACCGTCGTCATCGACAACCTGTTCAACCGCGCGCGCGCCGTGGTGGCGGTGCAGGTGGAAGGCCTGTCACGCGTCGAGCGGGAGGAGCGCTACCATGCCGCGGGCCTGGAGATCGACGCGCTGATCGCCCGGCTGCACGAGTCGCCCGGGCCCGCGCCGCTGGCCCTGGCCGACGCCGGCGGCGAGGTGGACCCCGACTTCGAAAGCACCAGCAGCCGCCAGCGGTACGAAGACGGCGTGCGGCGCGTGCAGGAGTACATCCGCGCCGGAGACGCCTTCCAGGTGGTGCTTTCGCAGCGGCTGACGGTGCCCCTCGCCGCCGAGCCCTTCGACCTGTACCGCGCGCTGCGGACGCTGAACCCGTCGCCGTACCTGTTCTACCTGGACCTGGACGGCACGCGGCTGATCGGCTCGTCGCCCGAGGTGATGGTGCGGCTGGAGGATGGGAAGGTGACGGTGCGCCCGATCGCGGGCACCCGCCGCCGCGGCGCCGACGCCGCCGAAGACGAGCGGCTGGCAGCCAGCCTCCTGGCAGACCCCAAGGAGGTGGCCGAGCACCTGATGCTGCTGGACCTGGGGCGCAACGACGTGGGGCGGGTGGCCCGCTGGGGAACCGTGACGGTGCCGCAGCGCATGTCCATCGAAAAGTACTCGCACGTCCTGCACATGGTGTCCACCGTCGAGGGCGAGCTGCGCGAGGGGATGTCGGCGATGGACGTGTTCCGCGCGTCCTTTCCCGCGGGCACCGTTTCCGGCGCGCCCAAGGTGAGGGCCATGGAGATCATCGACGAGCTGGAGCCCGCCCGCCGCGGGCCCTACGCCGGCGCCGTGGGCTACTTCGGCTACGGCGGGCGCACGATGGACACCGCCATCGCCATCCGGACCGTCGTGGCCCAGGGGGGGCGGGCGCACGTGCAGGCGGGAGCGGGCATCGTGGCCGACTCGCGCCCCGCCGACGAGTACGACGAAACGCTGAACAAGGCCCGTGCACTGCTGCGCGCCGTGAAGATGGTGGGCGGGTGA